A stretch of DNA from bacterium:
ATTTGCCCATCCCTATCTTCACCATTCCTTTGAGGGAGAGGCAATAATGAGCATCGGCAAGGCAATTGATTTTGTGAAAAAAGGGCTTTGTGGCATAATCAATACAATCCCATTTACCTGTATGCCGGGAACAATTGCCACAGCAATCCTAAAATCTGTCTCAGAGGACAATAAGGGCTTACCCATTCTAACCATTGCCTATGATGGGCTTTCCTCTGCCAACACCGATATGCGCCTTGAAGCCTTTATTCATCAAGCAAAGGGGTATGCAAAAACCCAATTCTTGACAAATAAATAATTTATATGCTATTTTAATCTAAAATGTCTACAATCCTTAAAGCCAGATATTCAGAGGGTATAATCAAGCCTTTAGAACCTGTATGGTTTGAGGAAGGGAAAGAGCTTGTTGTTACAATAGAGGAGGAGGCTAGCCGAGGAGCAAAACAAAGGTTTGAACAATCAGCAGGCTCATGGAGAGGCTTAATTGATGAAGGGTTTTTAGATGAAATCTACATCGCACGGATGCTATCCCAAAAAGAGATTACAATATGAGATATTTATTGGATACAGATTGGGTGGTCCATTACCTTCGGGGACACAAAAGGATTGTTGAAAGGATAAAGGTTGCAGATAAAGTTACAGAGACATTGCAGATAAAGAGGTTATTCTTGAATTGTGAAGTGAGAGGAAGGGAAATGCCCGCAATGGCAAGTAACAATGGCTAAATGATCGCTATACTTAAATTGCTTTGCAATTTCATTTAGCCTAACCGTTAGGTGAAATTTGTAGTGCAATTTGGTATAATTTAAGATAAAAAGTAAAAACTAGGAGGAAGATATGCAGATAGCCAAACAAGAGGTCGGTGAACTTCTCAATCGTCTGCCGGATGATTGTTCTTTGGAAGACATCCAATATCATCTTTATGTTCTTCAAAAGATTGAGCGTGGATTGAAGGATGTGGAACAAGGGCGATTCTATACCCAAGAAGATGTTGAGAAGACGATGTCAAAATGGCTCGCAAAGTAATCTGGTCATTTAGCCACCTTTGACCTTGAAGCCCTTGCCGAATATATTGCAAGGGATTCTATCTTTTATGCCGCATCATTTGTCCAAAAAATCCTTGACATGGGTTGTTCCCTGAATGAATTTTCTGAAAGGGGACGCGTTGTTCCTGAAATTGGTAATCCTAATATTCGTGAAATCTTTATAAAAGAATATCGCCTTATTTACCGTATTGAAGAATCAAGGGTTGTTATTTTAGGTCTTATTCACGGGAAAAGAGACCTAAAGGCATTATGGGGGAGGGAAGAAAAAAGAGGTGATTGACCGTGAACTTGCCTAACAGCAGGTTAAAAGAGAAAAAACGGAATTAACC
This window harbors:
- a CDS encoding antitoxin family protein, with amino-acid sequence MSTILKARYSEGIIKPLEPVWFEEGKELVVTIEEEASRGAKQRFEQSAGSWRGLIDEGFLDEIYIARMLSQKEITI
- a CDS encoding type II toxin-antitoxin system RelE/ParE family toxin, translating into MFYAASFVQKILDMGCSLNEFSERGRVVPEIGNPNIREIFIKEYRLIYRIEESRVVILGLIHGKRDLKALWGREEKRGD